A genomic stretch from Lathyrus oleraceus cultivar Zhongwan6 chromosome 2, CAAS_Psat_ZW6_1.0, whole genome shotgun sequence includes:
- the LOC127120889 gene encoding chalcone synthase 2: MVTVSEIRKAQRAEGPATILAIGTANPANCVEQSTYPDFYFKITNSEHKTVLKEKFQRMCDKSMIKRRYMYLTEDILKENPSLCEYMAPSLDARQDMVVVEVPRLGKEAAVKAIKEWGQPKSKITHLIFCTTSGVDMPGADYQLTKLLGLRPYVKRYMMYQQGCFAGGTVLRLAKDLAENNKNARVLVVCSEVTAVTFRGPSDTHLDSLVGQALFGDGAAALIVGSDPVPEIEKPIFEMVWTAQTIAPDSEGAIDGHLREAGLTFHLLKDVPGIVSKNIDKALVEAFKPLGISDYNSIFWIAHPGGPAILDQVEQKLALKPEKMRATREVLSEYGNMSSACVLFILDEMRKKSTQDGLNTTGEGLEWGVLFGFGPGLTIETVVLRSVAI, from the exons ATGGTTACTGTCTCTGAAATCCGCAAGGCTCAGAGGGCAGAAGGCCCTGCAACTATCTTGGCCATTGGCACTGCTAATCCAGCCAACTGTGTTGAACAAAGCACTTATCCTGATTTTTACTTTAAAATTACTAACAGTGAACACAAAACTGTACTCAAAGAGAAATTCCAACGCATGT GTGATAAATCTATGATTAAGAGGAGATATATGTACTTGACAGAAGATATTTTGAAAGAAAATCCTAGTCTTTGTGAATACATGGCACCTTCCTTGGATGCTAGGCAAGACATGGTGGTCGTCGAGGTACCTAGACTAGGGAAAGAGGCTGCGGTGAAAGCTATAAAAGAATGGGGGCAACCAAAATCCAAGATTACTCACTTGATCTTTTGCACCACAAGTGGTGTAGACATGCCCGGAGCCGATTACCAACTCACCAAACTCTTAGGTCTTCGCCCATATGTGAAGAGATACATGATGTACCAACAAGGGTGTTTTGCCGGTGGGACGGTGCTTCGTTTGGCTAAGGATTTGGCCGAGAACAACAAAAATGCTCGTGTGCTAGTAGTCTGTTCTGAAGTTACCGCGGTCACATTCCGTGGCCCGAGTGACACTCACTTGGACAGTCTTGTTGGACAAGCATTATTCGGAGATGGAGCAGCTGCACTTATTGTTGGTTCTGATCCAGTACCAGAAATTGAGAAACCTATATTTGAAATGGTATGGACTGCACAAACAATTGCACCTGATAGTGAAGGAGCCATTGACGGTCACCTTCGAGAAGCGGGGTTAACTTTTCACCTTCTTAAAGATGTTCCTGGGATTGTTTCTAAGAACATCGATAAAGCATTGGTTGAGGCTTTTAAACCATTGGGAATTTCTGATTACAACTCTATCTTTTGGATTGCACACCCAGGTGGACCTGCAATTCTAGATCAAGTGGAACAAAAGCTAGCCTTGAAGCCTGAAAAGATGAGGGCCACTAGGGAAGTACTTAGTGAGTATGGAAATATGTCAAGTGCTTGTGTATTGTTTATCTTAGATGAAATGAGAAAGAAATCAACTCAAGATGGTTTGAACACAACAGGAGAAGGACTTGAATGGGGTGTACTATTCGGTTTTGGACCTGGACTTACCATTGAGACCGTTGTTCTACGCAGTGTGGCTATATGA
- the LOC127120890 gene encoding chalcone synthase 1: MVSVSEIRKAQRAEGPATILAIGTANPANCVEQSTYPDFYFKITNSEHKTVLKEKFQRMCDKSMIKRRYMYLTEEILKENPSLCEYMAPSLDARQDMVVVEVPRLGKEAAVKAIKEWGQPKSKITHLIFCTTSGVDMPGADYQLTKLLGLRPYVKRYMMYQQGCFAGGTVLRLAKDLAENNKGARVLVVCSEVTAVTFRGPSDTHLDSLVGQALFGDGAAALIVGSDPVPEIEKPIFEMVWTAQTIAPDSEGAIDGHLREAGLTFHLLKDVPGIVSKNIDKALVEAFKPLGISDYNSIFWIAHPGGPAILDQVEQKLGLKPEKMRATREVLSEYGNMSSACVLFILDQMRKKSTQDGLNTTGEGLEWGVLFGFGPGLTIETVVLHSVAI, encoded by the exons ATGGTTAGTGTGTCTGAAATCCGCAAGGCTCAGAGGGCAGAAGGTCCTGCAACTATCTTGGCCATTGGCACTGCTAATCCAGCCAACTGTGTTGAACAAAGCACTTATCCTgatttttactttaaaatcacTAACAGTGAGCACAAAACCGTACTCAAAGAGAAATTCCAACGCATGT GTGATAAATCTATGATTAAGAGAAGATATATGTACTTGACAGAAGAGATTTTGAAAGAGAATCCTAGTCTTTGTGAATACATGGCACCTTCCTTGGATGCTAGGCAAGACATGGTGGTCGTCGAGGTACCTAGACTAGGGAAGGAGGCTGCAGTCAAGGCTATAAAAGAATGGGGGCAACCAAAATCCAAGATTACTCACTTGATCTTTTGCACCACAAGTGGTGTAGACATGCCCGGAGCCGATTACCAACTCACCAAACTCTTAGGTCTTCGCCCATATGTGAAGAGATACATGATGTACCAACAAGGATGCTTTGCAGGTGGGACGGTGCTTCGTTTGGCTAAGGACTTGGCTGAGAACAACAAAGGCGCTCGTgtgttggttgtttgttctgaAGTGACTGCAGTTACATTCCGTGGTCCAAGCGATACTCACTTGGACAGTCTTGTTGGACAAGCACTATTCGGAGATGGAGCTGCTGCACTTATTGTTGGTTCTGACCCAGTACCAGAAATTGAGAAACCTATATTTGAAATGGTTTGGACTGCACAAACAATTGCTCCAGATAGTGAAGGAGCCATTGATGGTCACCTTCGCGAAGCAGGGCTAACATTCCATCTTCTTAAAGATGTTCCTGGGATTGTTTCAAAGAACATCGATAAAGCATTGGTTGAGGCTTTCAAACCATTAGGAATTTCTGATTACAACTCTATCTTTTGGATTGCACACCCAGGTGGACCTGCAATTCTTGATCAAGTCGAGCAAAAGTTAGGCTTGAAGCCGGAAAAGATGAGGGCCACTAGGGAAGTACTTAGTGAGTATGGAAATATGTCAAGTGCTTGTGTGTTGTTTATCTTGGATCAAATGAGAAAGAAATCAACTCAAGATGGTTTGAACACAACGGGAGAAGGACTCGAATGGGGTGTGTTGTTCGGCTTTGGACCAGGACTTACAATAGAGACTGTTGTTCTACACAGTGTCGCTATATGA